In one window of Chryseobacterium viscerum DNA:
- a CDS encoding DNA topoisomerase IB, giving the protein MEKNTDLEMISHLKPSKIVKIMKDPEASAKAVHLVYTTDAETAGITRKKTGKKYSYYKDGEKIKDKDEITRINSLVLPPAWENVWICALDNGHLQATGFDIKKRKQYRYHPLWSALRNHTKFYRMLQFGYALPDIRLQVEQDLALRNFEKRKILALIVSLMQRTNIRIGNNIYEKLYGSFGLTTLKGKHVQVKGQKITFSFKGKKGIMHNVDLNSKRLAGLVQKCKDIPGKELFQYFDDEGNRHSIDSGMVNEYIKEISGEDFTAKDFRTWSGTVSALIAFKEIGYAENDTQYKKKVKEALEIVAENLGNTSAVCRKYYVHPLVINLYENNTIKKYLDELEIIEKNDGKADLTKEERLVLKILENERM; this is encoded by the coding sequence ATGGAGAAGAACACAGACCTGGAGATGATTTCTCACCTTAAGCCTTCAAAAATTGTTAAAATAATGAAGGACCCGGAAGCTTCTGCAAAGGCGGTACATCTTGTATATACCACCGATGCAGAAACCGCCGGAATTACCCGTAAGAAAACAGGAAAGAAATATTCCTATTATAAAGACGGTGAAAAGATAAAGGATAAGGATGAAATTACAAGGATCAACAGCCTGGTACTTCCGCCTGCCTGGGAAAATGTCTGGATCTGTGCCCTAGACAACGGGCATCTTCAGGCGACCGGCTTTGACATCAAAAAAAGAAAACAATACCGCTACCATCCTCTTTGGAGCGCTTTAAGAAACCATACGAAATTTTACAGGATGCTTCAGTTTGGATATGCATTACCAGATATCCGGCTGCAGGTAGAACAGGACCTTGCTCTGAGAAATTTTGAGAAACGGAAAATTTTGGCTTTAATTGTAAGCCTGATGCAAAGAACCAATATCCGTATTGGCAATAATATTTACGAAAAATTATATGGCTCTTTTGGATTAACAACCTTAAAAGGCAAACATGTTCAAGTAAAAGGACAAAAGATTACTTTTTCTTTTAAAGGAAAAAAAGGTATTATGCATAATGTTGATCTTAACAGTAAAAGGCTTGCAGGACTCGTTCAGAAATGTAAGGATATTCCCGGGAAAGAGCTTTTCCAGTATTTTGATGACGAAGGAAACCGCCATTCTATAGATTCGGGAATGGTGAATGAGTATATAAAAGAAATAAGCGGTGAAGATTTTACAGCTAAGGATTTCAGGACCTGGTCCGGAACAGTAAGTGCTCTGATCGCTTTTAAAGAAATCGGATATGCAGAAAATGATACTCAGTATAAAAAGAAAGTAAAAGAGGCCCTGGAGATTGTTGCAGAAAACTTGGGAAATACATCGGCTGTCTGCAGAAAATATTATGTTCATCCTTTAGTTATTAACCTTTACGAAAACAATACAATCAAAAAATATCTTGACGAACTGGAAATTATAGAAAAAAATGATGGAAAAGCTGATCTGACAAAAGAGGAAAGGCTGGTGCTGAAAATTCTGGAAAACGAGAGAATGTAG
- a CDS encoding RebB family R body protein, with product MPVNEQITDAVTQSNVKVVGESPAMALANVYQSAAHSTGIMFENAVNAQNQQNILGQAATTQGILQIYSLDTVADAVSIAKILKP from the coding sequence ATGCCAGTTAATGAACAAATCACAGACGCAGTAACGCAATCGAACGTGAAAGTAGTAGGAGAATCTCCTGCAATGGCTTTAGCCAATGTGTATCAATCTGCAGCACATTCTACAGGAATTATGTTTGAAAATGCTGTAAATGCACAAAACCAACAGAACATTTTAGGCCAGGCTGCCACCACTCAGGGTATTCTGCAGATCTACAGCCTGGATACGGTAGCAGATGCAGTTTCTATCGCTAAGATTCTTAAGCCGTAA
- a CDS encoding helix-turn-helix domain-containing protein, translated as MKQTIPTYDLNGISHHRFHVKRMDKRTQDAEDILLDKGIHRDSHYIFTCMESGHVRMMVDFKTIEAKDSTLFCVLPGQVHQGLLMKDVCGWFVAVKAELVPDMVRSFFDESLGEIQPLSLDKSLVKKINTTASMLHASYTNEMLSTKEGSLVVQSLLNAFLGMFVMIYSQKNVSPASSENRALQLSRIFRTLVRKEYKTSKSPSEYAEILNITRGYLTEAVREATGKPAQHWIHQEILIEAKRLLVFTNLSVKEIAYELGYSDHTYFSRLFSKLEDQSPSEFRDLHKNKH; from the coding sequence ATGAAACAGACCATTCCGACTTATGATTTAAACGGTATTTCCCACCACAGATTCCATGTCAAAAGAATGGATAAGCGTACTCAGGATGCTGAAGATATTCTTTTGGACAAAGGAATACACCGGGACAGTCATTACATTTTCACGTGCATGGAAAGCGGTCATGTAAGAATGATGGTAGATTTTAAAACAATTGAAGCAAAAGATTCCACTCTTTTCTGTGTATTGCCTGGACAGGTACATCAGGGCCTTTTAATGAAAGACGTTTGCGGATGGTTTGTAGCTGTTAAAGCAGAACTTGTCCCTGATATGGTACGTTCTTTTTTTGATGAATCTCTGGGGGAAATACAACCATTGTCTCTGGATAAAAGTCTCGTCAAAAAAATAAATACAACAGCCAGCATGCTTCATGCCTCTTATACGAATGAGATGCTTTCCACCAAAGAAGGGTCGCTTGTTGTACAATCACTGCTTAATGCATTTCTGGGAATGTTTGTCATGATCTATTCCCAAAAGAATGTATCTCCTGCTTCCAGCGAAAACCGGGCTTTACAACTGTCAAGAATATTCAGAACTTTGGTTCGGAAGGAATATAAAACCTCGAAAAGTCCATCTGAATATGCAGAGATTTTAAATATTACAAGAGGATATTTAACGGAGGCAGTCCGGGAAGCAACCGGGAAGCCTGCACAACACTGGATTCATCAGGAAATTTTAATTGAAGCTAAAAGATTACTGGTCTTTACCAACCTAAGTGTAAAAGAAATCGCTTATGAATTGGGATATAGTGACCACACTTATTTCAGCCGATTATTCTCTAAGCTGGAAGACCAATCACCATCAGAGTTCCGGGACCTGCATAAAAACAAACACTAA
- a CDS encoding siderophore-interacting protein, whose amino-acid sequence MPSLPKWINDTVENVWSSKFKDCTVIHIEKITNDLRLIRFQTDLQDVSYEPAYAIGIRINGRDFRNYSPFNFNQEAGTFDVLFHLHDSSAAGSHFVTQLSAGDSIKLLMPRGKQFFAPNAKIHFSVGDETSLGSSLSIKKAVEENGSLFICLHELEECSALEKLNLYGYHSPKNNTMRMIEALNDFLREEKETIYNDDAVFYLTGNGGRMSLIRKFLKARGVSPKCIKSQAYWIEGKKGL is encoded by the coding sequence ATGCCGAGCTTACCAAAATGGATCAATGACACTGTAGAAAATGTCTGGTCCTCAAAATTTAAAGACTGTACGGTTATCCATATAGAAAAAATCACGAATGACCTTCGTCTTATACGTTTTCAAACAGATTTACAGGATGTTTCTTACGAACCTGCATATGCAATTGGGATAAGAATCAATGGCCGTGATTTCCGGAATTATTCTCCCTTCAACTTCAACCAGGAAGCAGGGACTTTTGATGTTTTATTTCACCTGCATGATTCATCTGCTGCAGGAAGCCATTTTGTAACCCAGCTTTCTGCCGGAGATTCCATAAAACTTTTAATGCCAAGAGGAAAACAATTCTTTGCTCCCAATGCAAAAATTCATTTTTCTGTAGGTGACGAAACTTCACTGGGAAGTTCTCTTTCGATCAAAAAAGCCGTGGAGGAAAATGGTTCTTTATTCATCTGTCTTCATGAACTGGAAGAATGTTCTGCTCTTGAAAAACTGAATTTGTATGGCTATCACAGCCCTAAAAACAATACCATGAGAATGATTGAAGCATTGAATGACTTTTTGAGGGAAGAAAAAGAAACTATCTACAATGATGATGCTGTTTTCTACCTCACCGGAAACGGAGGAAGAATGTCTCTGATCAGGAAATTTCTTAAAGCCAGAGGTGTTTCTCCCAAATGTATAAAATCACAGGCATACTGGATTGAAGGGAAAAAAGGATTGTAA
- a CDS encoding saccharopine dehydrogenase, which translates to MEQNILIIGGNGLVGKTISRILKSRNPHFTVFIGGRKGGKTDKDLKIDVTDPSSFKVISEKKIDLIILSVNDKEDHVLRFAITHHIDYLDITKPTPALVKAYDIAGKSDVNSRIVFSSGWMGGIVPGLVNTLSHSDDIKEVKVFVYYSVKDLAGESSAHFMAENVAVPFVHYKNDKPISIRHFLDTESFKFSFGIGERKAYNFDVPDLYILNKVERIPGVSVKMTYNSKFITWLLGSFQYLRIFNILSLKERKMIFGSSGNGDQSVFEIVVKDKEGQKKLSLRSMKGQAELTALSAVLHTEELLRNPHENNVYFSHQLHEPLSLMTQLHTYETININVTQ; encoded by the coding sequence ATGGAGCAAAATATTCTGATTATTGGTGGAAATGGATTGGTAGGAAAGACAATTTCCCGAATTCTGAAATCAAGAAATCCTCATTTTACTGTTTTTATAGGGGGAAGAAAAGGTGGGAAAACAGACAAAGATCTAAAGATCGATGTCACAGATCCTTCCTCTTTTAAAGTGATCTCTGAGAAAAAAATAGATCTCATCATTCTTTCCGTGAATGATAAAGAAGATCATGTACTTCGTTTTGCTATTACTCATCATATAGATTATCTGGACATTACAAAACCTACTCCAGCTTTGGTTAAGGCCTACGATATTGCCGGAAAATCAGATGTAAACAGCAGAATTGTCTTCAGTTCAGGCTGGATGGGTGGAATTGTACCGGGATTAGTCAACACTCTTTCCCATTCAGATGATATCAAGGAAGTAAAGGTTTTTGTATATTATTCTGTAAAAGACCTGGCAGGGGAAAGTTCAGCCCATTTTATGGCAGAAAACGTAGCCGTTCCTTTTGTACATTATAAGAATGACAAACCTATTTCCATCAGACATTTTTTGGACACAGAATCTTTTAAATTCTCTTTTGGAATAGGAGAGAGAAAGGCTTATAATTTTGATGTGCCGGATCTCTATATTCTTAATAAGGTAGAACGAATTCCCGGAGTAAGTGTAAAAATGACTTATAACTCGAAATTCATTACCTGGCTGCTGGGATCTTTTCAATACCTGAGAATATTCAATATTTTATCATTAAAAGAAAGAAAAATGATTTTTGGATCCAGTGGAAACGGAGATCAGTCTGTGTTTGAAATTGTGGTGAAAGATAAAGAAGGTCAGAAGAAACTAAGCTTACGAAGCATGAAAGGGCAGGCAGAACTTACTGCTTTATCTGCTGTTTTACATACCGAAGAGCTGCTGAGAAATCCGCATGAAAACAATGTGTATTTCAGCCATCAGCTTCATGAACCTTTATCATTAATGACACAGCTTCATACCTATGAAACTATCAATATCAATGTCACACAATGA
- a CDS encoding RebB family R body protein, whose translation MPVNEQITDAVTQSNVKVVAESPAMALSNVYQTAAHSTGIMFENAMTNQNQHNIVTQAATTQGISQIYSKDTIADAISIAKILKP comes from the coding sequence ATGCCAGTTAACGAACAAATCACAGATGCAGTAACGCAGTCGAACGTAAAGGTAGTAGCAGAATCTCCTGCAATGGCTTTAAGTAACGTATATCAGACCGCAGCACATTCTACGGGAATCATGTTTGAAAATGCGATGACCAACCAAAATCAGCACAATATTGTAACGCAGGCCGCTACTACACAGGGTATCTCTCAAATCTACAGTAAAGATACTATTGCAGATGCTATCTCAATTGCTAAAATTCTTAAACCTTAA
- a CDS encoding RebB family R body protein has translation MPVNEQITDAVTQSNVKVVAESPAVALSNVYQTAAHSTGIMFENAVSAQNQQNVVTQAATTQGIAQIYSLDTIADAVSMAKILTP, from the coding sequence ATGCCAGTAAACGAACAAATCACAGACGCAGTAACACAGTCGAACGTAAAGGTAGTAGCAGAATCTCCTGCAGTAGCTTTAAGCAACGTATACCAGACTGCAGCTCATTCCACAGGAATTATGTTTGAAAATGCGGTGAGCGCACAAAACCAACAGAACGTTGTCACTCAGGCAGCTACTACACAAGGTATCGCACAGATCTACAGTCTTGATACCATTGCGGACGCTGTTTCTATGGCTAAAATCCTTACTCCGTAA
- a CDS encoding DUF6526 family protein produces MKQQNYNNHRKFYPPHHFIYLPLLILLEIFGIYKIWDDPGNQLTWILFSIVIFLLFYLAFMTRQHYALGLQNRMVILEFQQRYFEIFNKRSDETVEKLRFDQIAALRFTYDDEFKELLYRALHENISGDEIKRSIKKWRADRLRI; encoded by the coding sequence ATGAAACAGCAGAACTATAATAACCACAGGAAATTTTATCCACCTCATCATTTTATCTATCTTCCTTTGCTCATCCTATTGGAGATTTTCGGAATTTATAAAATATGGGATGACCCGGGAAATCAACTGACCTGGATTCTATTTTCTATTGTGATTTTTCTGCTTTTTTATCTGGCATTTATGACCCGGCAGCATTATGCATTGGGACTCCAGAACCGAATGGTGATCCTGGAATTTCAGCAGCGGTATTTTGAAATCTTCAATAAAAGATCGGATGAAACTGTTGAAAAACTGAGATTTGATCAGATTGCTGCATTGAGATTTACCTATGATGATGAGTTCAAGGAGCTTTTATACAGAGCTCTTCATGAAAACATCTCAGGAGATGAAATTAAAAGGTCTATCAAAAAATGGAGGGCTGACCGACTCAGAATCTAA
- a CDS encoding Crp/Fnr family transcriptional regulator yields the protein MIQDYFRSFNLFSEDEIEEFLKFSEFRFINKNDYFIQEGELCKEVGLVKSGIFRSFYTSDEGKDMTYCFRFPNHMIAAYSSFISGCPSKESMQAITNAELIILKKEAVDKLVQNSLNWTKFLKIIAEQEYLELETRFFQLQRDSAAQRYETLLKNHPDYIQNIPLQYLASYLGITQRHLSRIRKEISF from the coding sequence ATAATACAGGATTATTTTAGAAGCTTTAATCTGTTTTCAGAAGATGAAATTGAAGAATTTCTAAAGTTTTCCGAGTTCAGATTCATCAATAAAAATGATTATTTCATACAGGAAGGAGAGCTTTGCAAGGAAGTAGGATTGGTAAAATCCGGTATCTTCCGTTCCTTTTATACTTCAGATGAAGGAAAAGATATGACTTATTGCTTTCGGTTTCCCAATCATATGATCGCTGCGTATTCATCATTTATTTCAGGGTGCCCGAGTAAAGAAAGCATGCAGGCCATTACCAATGCAGAGCTGATTATTCTTAAAAAAGAAGCAGTAGATAAACTGGTGCAGAACAGCCTTAACTGGACAAAGTTTTTAAAGATCATTGCAGAGCAGGAATATCTTGAACTTGAAACACGGTTTTTTCAGCTTCAGAGAGATAGCGCAGCCCAGCGGTATGAAACATTATTAAAGAATCATCCTGATTATATTCAAAACATTCCATTGCAGTACCTGGCTTCTTATCTTGGAATTACACAACGTCACTTAAGCCGTATCAGAAAGGAAATTTCTTTTTAG
- a CDS encoding RebB family R body protein translates to MPVNEKITDAVTQSNVKVVAESPAMALANVYQSAAHSTGIMFENAVNTQNQQNIVSQAATTQGITQIYSLDTIADAVSMAKILNP, encoded by the coding sequence ATGCCAGTAAACGAAAAAATCACAGACGCAGTAACACAATCGAACGTAAAAGTAGTAGCAGAATCTCCTGCAATGGCTTTAGCTAACGTGTATCAATCTGCCGCACATTCTACAGGAATCATGTTTGAAAATGCAGTGAATACACAAAACCAACAGAATATTGTCTCTCAGGCAGCTACTACACAGGGTATCACTCAGATCTACAGTCTGGATACCATTGCTGATGCTGTTTCTATGGCTAAAATTCTTAATCCGTAA
- a CDS encoding NAD(P)H-dependent oxidoreductase has product MKKIAIINGHPNKNSFNSGIAEAYKAGAVESGAEVKEIVIRDLNFNPNLQFGYQKRMELEPDLVKAWEIIQWADHLVWVHPVWWGGFPALMKGFIDRLFLPGLAYKYRENSVWWDKLLKGKTAHIITTLDQPGWYYRLFFGRPSVNQLKKSILEYCGVKPVKLTYIGIIRNSKDEQRVQWLRKVKELGKKQK; this is encoded by the coding sequence ATGAAAAAAATAGCGATTATCAATGGACATCCGAATAAAAATTCTTTCAACTCTGGGATTGCAGAAGCTTATAAGGCAGGAGCTGTAGAATCAGGAGCTGAAGTAAAGGAAATTGTCATCCGGGATTTAAATTTTAATCCTAATCTGCAATTTGGATATCAGAAAAGAATGGAGCTTGAACCGGATCTGGTGAAAGCATGGGAAATTATTCAATGGGCAGATCATCTAGTTTGGGTTCATCCTGTTTGGTGGGGCGGATTTCCGGCTTTGATGAAAGGATTCATAGACCGTCTTTTTTTACCGGGACTGGCCTATAAATACCGAGAGAATTCTGTATGGTGGGATAAGCTTTTAAAAGGAAAAACAGCACATATAATCACCACATTAGACCAGCCGGGTTGGTATTACCGTTTGTTTTTTGGAAGACCCAGCGTCAATCAGCTTAAAAAATCTATATTGGAATACTGCGGAGTAAAACCGGTAAAACTGACTTATATCGGAATCATCCGAAATTCTAAAGATGAGCAACGGGTTCAATGGCTGAGAAAAGTGAAGGAATTGGGAAAGAAACAAAAATAA
- a CDS encoding LysE family translocator — MIPFHELIFFILAALILVISPGPNMIYLISKSITQGKKSGFISLAGVVCGFLFHIIMVSFGLTAVLLAVPLAYTVLKAMGTVYLLHLAYQAIKPKSRNIFDVDRNAAHDSPKKLFTIGFLTNVLNPKVAVFYLSFFPQFIKPEYGSVFTQSLELGVIQVLISFSINFIIVLTAARVALFFSNNPVWIKVQKWFMASVLTYLAIKMAFSKAK; from the coding sequence ATGATTCCATTTCACGAACTTATTTTTTTCATCCTGGCCGCACTCATCTTAGTTATCAGTCCCGGTCCTAATATGATTTACCTGATTTCAAAATCTATAACACAGGGGAAAAAGTCCGGGTTTATTTCCCTGGCTGGAGTGGTGTGTGGATTTTTATTCCACATTATCATGGTATCTTTTGGCCTGACCGCTGTTTTACTAGCCGTTCCATTGGCTTATACCGTTCTTAAAGCCATGGGAACTGTCTATCTCTTACATCTGGCCTATCAGGCAATAAAACCAAAGAGCAGAAATATTTTTGATGTTGACAGGAATGCTGCTCATGACAGTCCTAAAAAGCTCTTTACCATTGGCTTTTTAACAAATGTATTAAATCCGAAAGTGGCCGTCTTTTATCTGTCTTTCTTTCCTCAGTTCATCAAACCTGAGTATGGTTCCGTCTTCACGCAGAGTCTTGAACTTGGCGTTATTCAGGTTCTGATCAGCTTCAGCATTAACTTTATCATTGTATTAACAGCGGCGAGAGTTGCCCTGTTCTTTTCCAATAATCCGGTCTGGATCAAGGTTCAGAAATGGTTTATGGCCAGTGTATTGACTTATCTGGCTATAAAAATGGCTTTTTCAAAAGCAAAATAA
- a CDS encoding response regulator transcription factor yields MEHTKIKIGIVDDDLLFVQLLKNYIDNNGDYQVTLTSTGGYQFLTEDSGSLDILILDLRMTNGDGLEVMSELAKRETETKIIVLSSFYRRSFMGQMLKMGAHAFLPKEIELEELLAIIKTVHHTGHYFSNDQIDVMRSQLSNKLPEFHAFSKNELTDREVEVLRLVCQQLSTKEIADSLFISPKTVETHKTNLMIKTGVKNMAGLVIYAVQNQVIDPNEIVLFDK; encoded by the coding sequence ATGGAACATACGAAAATTAAAATCGGAATTGTAGATGACGACCTGCTGTTTGTACAGCTTTTGAAAAATTATATTGATAATAATGGAGACTATCAGGTTACACTGACCTCTACAGGCGGTTATCAGTTTCTTACTGAGGATTCCGGATCTTTAGACATTCTTATTCTGGATCTGAGAATGACAAACGGTGATGGTCTTGAAGTAATGTCTGAACTGGCTAAAAGAGAAACTGAAACAAAAATTATTGTTCTTTCCAGTTTTTATCGCCGTTCGTTCATGGGGCAGATGCTGAAAATGGGAGCCCATGCTTTTTTGCCCAAAGAAATTGAATTAGAAGAATTATTAGCCATTATCAAAACCGTTCACCACACAGGACATTATTTTTCCAATGATCAGATTGATGTCATGAGAAGCCAGCTTTCCAATAAACTTCCGGAGTTTCATGCCTTTTCTAAGAATGAGCTTACGGATAGAGAAGTGGAAGTTCTGCGATTGGTTTGCCAGCAGCTCAGCACTAAGGAAATTGCAGACTCTCTTTTTATTTCACCCAAAACGGTAGAAACTCATAAGACTAACCTGATGATCAAAACAGGAGTGAAAAATATGGCCGGGCTTGTAATTTACGCAGTACAGAACCAGGTTATAGATCCGAACGAAATCGTATTATTTGATAAGTAA
- a CDS encoding RebB family R body protein, which translates to MPVNEQITDAVTQSNVKVVAESPAMALSNVYQSAAHSTGIMFENAVNAQNQQNILGQAATTQGILQIYSLDTVADAVSIAKVLNPKL; encoded by the coding sequence ATGCCAGTAAACGAACAAATCACAGACGCAGTAACACAATCGAACGTAAAAGTAGTAGCAGAATCTCCTGCAATGGCTTTAAGTAACGTATATCAGTCCGCTGCACATTCTACAGGAATCATGTTTGAAAATGCAGTGAATGCACAAAACCAACAGAACATTTTAGGTCAGGCAGCTACCACTCAGGGTATTCTGCAGATCTATAGCCTGGACACTGTAGCAGATGCAGTATCTATTGCTAAAGTATTGAATCCTAAATTATAG
- a CDS encoding aminopeptidase P family protein codes for MTSKEKVAALREEMQKNNVDAFIVYSADPHMSEYLPEEWQERAWLSGFLGSAGFVVVTKDKAGLWTDGRYFTQAAIELDGSGIDLFKDGMEGTPNYIDWIISEIPSGGKVAVNALAASNANWELLSQKFNSKNITLVDFPLLKEVWKERGTPSANPIFVHPVERAGKSVSDKIAAIRQKMEDQEATVHIISSLDDVAWTANLRGSDVESNPVFLGYIVITKNDAVLFTGLEKMEVEARKQMDDAFVKMMPYEEFYNYLKTFKNEKVLVSPNSNQQIFETLKTDNQFIKAPVPGNLMKAQKNEAELEGFRKVMVRDGVAMVKFLYWLTHNAGKEAMNEYSIGQKLRGFRAEGENFVGESFGSIVGYKDNGAIMHYSAKKEGSKEVTNEETILVDSGGQYLEGTTDITRTFALGTPSEEFKRNSTLVLQGLIRLSMVKFPKGTKGVHLDAIARLPLWMEGKDFNHGTGHGVGSFMNVHEGPQNIRKDLNPQELLPGMVCSNEPGYYLEGHYGIRHENLIAVKEAEKTIHGTFYEFETLTFCPFFKDTVVKEILSESEIAWLNGYHNTCEEKLAPYLDGEVKEWFLQLVSPL; via the coding sequence ATGACTTCAAAGGAAAAAGTTGCTGCGCTTCGTGAAGAAATGCAGAAAAATAATGTTGATGCATTTATAGTATATTCTGCAGATCCGCATATGAGCGAATATCTTCCTGAAGAATGGCAGGAGAGAGCTTGGTTGTCTGGTTTCTTAGGTTCTGCCGGTTTTGTGGTAGTTACCAAAGACAAAGCTGGCCTCTGGACAGACGGAAGATACTTTACACAAGCCGCTATCGAGCTGGATGGTTCAGGAATTGACCTTTTCAAAGATGGTATGGAAGGAACTCCCAACTATATCGACTGGATTATTTCGGAAATCCCTTCAGGCGGTAAAGTGGCCGTAAATGCTTTAGCAGCTTCTAATGCCAACTGGGAACTGCTTTCTCAGAAATTTAATTCAAAAAATATTACACTGGTAGATTTTCCGCTTTTAAAAGAAGTCTGGAAAGAAAGAGGAACTCCATCTGCCAATCCTATTTTTGTACATCCGGTGGAAAGAGCAGGTAAATCTGTTTCTGATAAAATTGCTGCCATCCGCCAGAAAATGGAGGACCAGGAAGCCACCGTACATATCATATCAAGTCTGGATGATGTAGCATGGACAGCCAACCTGAGAGGAAGTGATGTAGAAAGTAATCCCGTATTTTTAGGATATATTGTAATCACTAAAAATGATGCAGTGCTCTTTACAGGGTTAGAAAAAATGGAAGTAGAGGCAAGAAAACAAATGGATGATGCTTTTGTGAAAATGATGCCTTACGAAGAATTTTACAATTACCTGAAGACATTCAAAAATGAAAAAGTACTGGTTTCTCCAAACAGCAACCAACAGATTTTCGAAACATTAAAAACAGACAACCAGTTTATCAAAGCTCCGGTTCCGGGTAACCTGATGAAAGCTCAGAAAAATGAAGCTGAGCTGGAAGGCTTCAGAAAAGTAATGGTAAGAGACGGAGTAGCTATGGTGAAATTCCTGTATTGGTTAACGCACAATGCCGGAAAAGAAGCCATGAATGAATATTCTATCGGTCAGAAACTGAGAGGATTCCGTGCAGAAGGTGAAAATTTTGTAGGAGAAAGCTTCGGTTCTATCGTTGGATACAAAGATAATGGTGCTATCATGCACTATTCTGCCAAAAAAGAAGGAAGCAAAGAAGTGACCAACGAGGAAACAATCCTGGTAGATTCAGGAGGCCAGTACCTTGAAGGAACCACAGATATTACAAGAACTTTTGCCTTAGGAACTCCTTCAGAAGAGTTTAAAAGAAACTCAACATTGGTATTACAGGGATTGATCCGTTTATCAATGGTGAAATTTCCAAAAGGAACAAAAGGAGTACATCTTGATGCTATTGCAAGACTTCCTTTATGGATGGAAGGCAAAGACTTCAACCACGGGACGGGACACGGTGTAGGAAGTTTCATGAATGTACATGAAGGACCGCAAAACATCAGAAAAGACCTGAATCCTCAGGAACTTCTTCCGGGAATGGTATGTTCAAACGAACCTGGATATTACCTTGAAGGACATTATGGAATCCGTCATGAAAACCTGATCGCAGTAAAAGAAGCGGAAAAAACAATTCACGGAACATTCTATGAATTTGAAACATTGACATTCTGCCCGTTCTTCAAAGATACTGTAGTAAAAGAAATCCTTTCAGAAAGCGAAATCGCATGGTTGAATGGTTACCATAATACGTGTGAAGAAAAGCTTGCTCCTTATCTGGATGGAGAAGTTAAAGAATGGTTCCTGCAATTGGTAAGTCCTCTTTAA
- a CDS encoding sensor histidine kinase, with the protein MKSIKKNKQKVSQLVRNTQKEYWENTLLLQEQDRERLAEELHDNIISQLNLIRLNLTDKNPEELNRDLKKSMQLIRELSHNLTPPDLDEVELADLIADYLAQVNKNIEVIFRHITIRTPISSPVKLNLFRIVQELVTNILKHAEATRVDVSLRISLNYLMLTIEDNGRGFIVETHSGGIGFRNIQSRAQKIKAIYKLKTQPEKGTKFIACMAIQ; encoded by the coding sequence TTGAAAAGTATAAAGAAAAATAAACAGAAAGTCTCTCAGCTGGTCCGGAATACCCAAAAAGAATATTGGGAGAATACATTGCTTTTACAGGAGCAGGACAGGGAACGTCTGGCAGAAGAACTTCATGATAATATTATCTCACAGTTGAATCTCATCCGTTTAAACCTTACGGATAAAAATCCCGAAGAGCTTAATCGCGATCTGAAAAAATCCATGCAGTTGATAAGGGAATTATCCCATAATCTTACACCGCCGGACCTCGATGAGGTTGAACTGGCAGATTTGATTGCAGATTATCTTGCACAGGTTAATAAAAATATAGAGGTTATTTTCCGTCATATTACGATAAGAACCCCGATCAGCAGCCCGGTAAAACTGAACCTTTTCAGAATTGTTCAGGAACTGGTCACCAATATTTTGAAACATGCTGAAGCCACCAGAGTAGATGTGTCGCTGAGAATCTCTCTGAACTATCTGATGCTAACGATAGAAGATAACGGACGGGGTTTTATCGTAGAAACGCACTCTGGAGGCATTGGGTTTAGGAATATTCAGTCAAGAGCACAAAAAATTAAAGCCATTTATAAACTTAAAACACAGCCTGAAAAAGGCACAAAATTCATAGCCTGTATGGCAATACAATAA